From Toxorhynchites rutilus septentrionalis strain SRP chromosome 2, ASM2978413v1, whole genome shotgun sequence, a single genomic window includes:
- the LOC129768913 gene encoding toll-like receptor 7: MESYRTSAALGLMLSALSVVLSSQCNWEYEKASVSCRLRTLERTGLDLQGAEGTSRLDIQCSELILFESQLPQNSFLRLASLSELKIESCKLLTLPEGAFEGLLALKKLSVNTRNYEWGSGKVLELQSLSMQGLKELQTLDLSDNNIRALPDGFLCPLTSLKVLNLTNNRIRSTESLGLNGKTCSGGSEIQTLNLSFNEIMKIPENWGVSRLRRLQHLNLEYNNISEINGEALAGLSSLRTLNLSYNHLETLPGGLLVGSRELREIHLQGNQLYELPRGLFHRLEQLLVLDLSRNQLSSHHVDNGTFSGLIRLVVLNLAHNALTRIDSKTFKELYFLQILDLRNNSIGYIEDNAFLPLYNLHTLNLAENRLHTLDDRLFNGLYVLSKLTLNNNLISIVERNVFKNCSDLKELDLSSNQLTEVPHAIRDLSVLRALDLGENQITYIENGTFTNLNQLTGLRMIDNQIENITAGMFNDLPRLSVLNLAKNRVQNIERGSFDNNLDIEAIRLDGNFLTDINGIFATLSSLLWLNLAENHLVWFDYAFIPSNLKWLDIHGNYIESLGNYYKIQEEIKVKTLDASHNRLTDIGPMNVPNSVELLFINDNHIGTIHANTFIDKINLARVDLYANSLKKLQLHQLRVAPQPADKPLPEFYLGGNPFECDCSMEWMQRVNNLTARQHPKIMDLPNVECIMPHARGSPIRPIVSLKPKDFLCKYETHCFALCHCCDFDACDCEMTCPNNCTCYHDQTWGTNVVDCGNQRATLSKPVPMDATEVYMDGNDYPELQNHAFIGRKNLKVLFANASKIITIQNRTFTGLTALQVLHLEDNAIQKIHGYEFENLGLLKELYLQNNMISVIANNSFAPLYSLQVLRIDGNRLSTIPMAQLQATQLQSLQALSLGRNYWSCRCRFMQELTSFVADNAVIIQDMQDIYCVDDGIHRDLDFNVTATCSDYYAGSSVLPERLSETYIFLLAAALIIACLLVFALVMFIFREPLRFWLFSRYGVRVFGPRCEDSEKLYDAIFIYSAKDAEYVARNIAAELENGRPPLRLCLQHRDLSEDATHLQLLEASRASRRIVILLSRNFLQTEWSRCELRRAVHDALRGRPHKLVVLEEVGVILEAENDVELVPYLKTTTVNRIKRNDRHFWEKLRYALPVEAPYRGNNYTIDHHERVKQTASAGVMFRQAPPAYCPEIDEANYSSATTATPSPRPSRRGMVELPQRPPSEHIYSSIDSDYSTLECENMVPGVHRPQTWRPGGIGGGNGGVMSGQNTVPHGHHVQAYLV; encoded by the coding sequence ATGGAAAGCTACAGGACTTCAGCGGCGCTCGGTTTGATGCTATCGGCGCTATCGGTGGTGTTGAGCTCACAGTGTAACTGGGAGTACGAGAAGGCAAGTGTTTCCTGTCGCCTGCGGACACTCGAGCGCACCGGGCTGGACTTACAAGGTGCCGAAGGTACCTCCCGGCTCGATATTCAGTGTAGTGAGTTGATACTGTTCGAGAGTCAGTTGCCACAAAATTCATTCCTGCGTTTGGCGAGTTTAAgtgaactgaaaattgaatcgtGCAAATTGCTAACCCTTCCCGAGGGAGCCTTTGAGGGTTTGCTGGCGCTGAAGAAGCTTAGTGTGAACACCAGAAACTATGAGTGGGGCTCCGGCAAAGTGTTGGAGCTGCAAAGTCTCTCCATGCAAGGACTCAAAGAACTGCAAACGTTGGACTTGAGTGATAACAATATTCGTGCGCTGCCGGATGGCTTTCTGTGTCCGCTCACAAGCTTGAAAGTGCTGAATCTGACCAACAATCGGATTCGTTCCACCGAGAGCCTCGGGCTAAACGGGAAAACGTGCAGTGGTGGATCGGAAATCCAAACGCTGAATCTCAGCTTCAACGAAATTATGAAAATCCCGGAAAACTGGGGAGTGTCACGATTGCGACGGCTGCAGCATCTCAATCTAGAGTATAACAATATTTCCGAGATCAACGGTGAGGCGCTGGCTGGTTTGAGTTCACTCCGAACTTTGAATCTGAGCTACAATCATCTCGAAACGCTGCCGGGTGGATTATTGGTGGGCTCTCGTGAACTACGTGAAATTCACCTGCAGGGAAACCAACTGTACGAGCTGCCCCGTGGCTTGTTCCATCGTCTTGAGCAGCTACTGGTGCTCGATTTGTCTCGCAACCAACTGTCCTCGCATCACGTCGATAACGGAACATTCTCCGGTTTGATTCGCCTGGTGGTTTTAAATCTGGCCCACAATGCGCTCACCCGAATCGACAGCAAGACGTTCAAAGAGCTCTATTTTCTGCAAATTTTGGACCTTCGCAACAACTCAATCGGGTACATCGAAGACAATGCTTTCCTACCGTTGTACAATTTGCATACGCTCAATCTGGCCGAAAATCGTCTGCACACCCTGGACGATCGTCTATTCAACGGACTGTACGTGCTTTCGAAGCTCACCCTGAACAACAATCTGATCAGCATTGTCGAAAGGAACGTATTCAAAAATTGTTCCGACCTAAAGGAACTGGATCTGAGCTCGAATCAGCTCACCGAAGTGCCCCACGCGATTCGTGATCTATCGGTGCTGCGGGCACTCGATCTAGGCGAAAATCAGATAACCTACATCGAGAACGGAACGTTCACAAATTTGAACCAACTCACCGGACTGCGGATGATCGACAACCAAATTGAAAACATAACCGCTGGTATGTTCAACGATTTGCCCCGGCTGAGTGTGCTCAATCTGGCGAAAAACCGTGTGCAGAATATCGAGCGGGGATCGTTCGATAATAATCTCGATATCGAGGCGATAAGGCTGGATGGAAACTTCCTCACCGACATAAATGGAATTTTCGCCACCCTCTCGTCACTGCTGTGGTTAAACCTGGCGGAGAATCATCTCGTGTGGTTTGACTACGCTTTCATCCCGAGCAATCTCAAGTGGTTGGACATCCATGGCAATTATATCGAGTCGCTGGGTAATTACTACAAAATTCAGGAGGAAATCAAAGTGAAAACGCTGGACGCCAGCCATAACCGGCTTACCGATATTGGCCCGATGAATGTTCCGAACAGCGTCGAGCTGCTATTTATCAACGATAACCACATCGGCACCATCCATGCCAACACCTTCATCGATAAAATTAATTTGGCGCGCGTTGATCTGTACGCTAATTCGTTGAAAAAGCTGCAGCTGCACCAGCTCCGCGTTGCACCCCAGCCAGCCGATAAACCACTGCCGGAGTTTTATCTCGGAGGCAATCCGTTCGAGTGCGATTGTTCGATGGAGTGGATGCAGCGGGTGAACAATCTGACAGCCCGGCAGCATCCCAAAATCATGGATCTTCCCAACGTGGAGTGCATCATGCCGCACGCCCGTGGATCCCCGATCCGTCCGATCGTTTCCCTCAAGCCAAAGGACTTTCTGTGTAAATACGAAACGCACTGTTTTGCCTTGTGCCATTGCTGCGATTTCGACGCGTGTGATTGCGAGATGACTTGTCCGAACAATTGTACGTGCTATCATGACCAAACCTGGGGCACGAACGTTGTTGATTGTGGTAACCAGCGGGCAACGCTTTCGAAACCGGTTCCGATGGACGCTACCGAGGTTTACATGGACGGTAATGATTATCCGGAGTTGCAAAATCATGCGTTTATCGGGAGGAAAAATCTGAAAGTACTGTTCGCCAATGCCAGCAAGATTATCACCATTCAAAATCGGACATTCACTGGGCTCACCGCGCTCCAGGTGCTCCATCTGGAAGATAACGCCATCCAGAAGATTCACGGCTATGAGTTTGAAAACCTGGGCCTGCTGAAGGAGCTGTATCTGCAGAATAACATGATTTCAGTGATAGCTAACAACTCATTCGCACCGCTGTACTCGCTGCAGGTGCTACGGATCGATGGCAACCGGCTGTCCACCATTCCGATGGCACAACTCCAGGCAACGCAGCTGCAGAGTTTGCAGGCGCTCTCACTCGGGCGTAATTACTGGAGCTGTCGGTGTCGGTTTATGCAAGAACTGACGTCGTTCGTGGCGGACAATGCCGTTATCATTCAAGACATGCAGGACATTTACTGTGTTGATGATGGAATCCATCGAGATCTGGATTTCAATGTGACCGCCACCTGCAGTGATTACTATGCTGGAAGTTCCGTGCTGCCGGAAAGACTCTCGGAAACGTACATTTTTCTGTTGGCCGCGGCGCTCATAATCGCTTGTTTGCTAGTGTTTGCCCTGGTAATGTTTATTTTTCGTGAGCCACTGAGGTTTTGGCTGTTTTCACGGTATGGGGTGCGAGTGTTTGGGCCACGGTGTGAAGATTCGGAGAAGCTCTATGATGCCATATTCATCTATTCCGCCAAGGACGCCGAGTATGTGGCGAGGAATATCGCCGCCGAGCTTGAGAATGGTCGGCCTCCGTTGAGATTGTGTTTGCAGCATCGAGATCTCTCGGAGGATGCGACCCATTTGCAGCTCCTAGAGGCATCCCGGGCCTCGCGAAGAATTGTGATACTGTTGTCGAGAAATTTCCTCCAAACCGAGTGGAGTCGCTGTGAGCTGCGTCGTGCGGTTCACGACGCTCTGCGTGGAAGGCCCCATAAGCTGGTGGTGCTCGAAGAAGTTGGCGTGATTCTGGAAGCGGAAAACGACGTCGAACTAGTTCCTTATCTGAAAACAACCACTGTGAATAGAATCAAACGCAACGATCGGCACTTTTGGGAGAAACTTCGGTACGCACTGCCAGTGGAAGCGCCCTATCGGGGCAACAATTACACGATAGATCATCACGAGCGCGTGAAGCAAACTGCCAGTGCCGGTGTTATGTTCCGCCAAGCACCTCCGGCCTACTGTCCGGAGATTGACGAGGCTAATTACTCGTCGGCGACAACCGCAACGCCAAGCCCTCGGCCGTCGCGACGGGGCATGGTGGAGCTTCCCCAGCGGCCACCCAGTGAGCACATCTACTCCAGCATCGATTCCGACTACAGCACGCTGGAGTGCGAAAACATGGTTCCTGGAGTGCATCGGCCCCAGACGTGGCGACCCGGTGGCATCGGTGGGGGCAACGGTGGCGTCATGTCTGGCCAAAATACGGTTCCCCATGGGCATCATGTGCAGGCATATCTTGTCTAG